In Luteitalea sp. TBR-22, one genomic interval encodes:
- a CDS encoding PmoA family protein, with the protein MQRDARYTTGTGQRVPGTGSTRTQRTATMALVGALALGGIAVSAQAPKVAIRSLPAEKKVEVTVDGKPFTTYMWPDTLEKPVLYPISTAAGTVITRGFPTLPGERTDHPHHVGLWFNYGDVDGFDFWNNSDAIKPDQKPKMGSVKHREVVKAESKGDHATLQVKADWVSGDGKTRLHETTTFTFRAAAGGVRMIDRVTTLAAARGTGTVKLTDNKEGTLGLRVIRALEDPDEKGNTAAGSTGKYLSSEGKVGKDVWGTRGTWTKLSGQVDGKDVTVAIIDSPGNPGYPTYWHARGYGLFAANPLGQAALSNNKDTLNFSISEGKPATFRYRILVLDANPTAEQMQKYAAGWAATSNGS; encoded by the coding sequence GTGCAGCGCGACGCTAGGTACACGACGGGCACCGGGCAACGGGTTCCGGGCACCGGGTCCACACGCACGCAACGGACCGCCACGATGGCCCTCGTCGGCGCCCTCGCGTTGGGAGGCATCGCCGTGAGCGCACAGGCGCCGAAGGTGGCCATCAGGAGTCTGCCGGCGGAGAAGAAGGTGGAGGTCACCGTGGACGGCAAGCCGTTCACCACCTACATGTGGCCCGACACGCTGGAGAAGCCGGTGCTGTACCCGATCAGCACCGCGGCGGGCACGGTGATCACCCGCGGCTTCCCGACGCTTCCGGGCGAACGAACGGATCACCCGCACCACGTCGGCTTGTGGTTCAACTACGGCGACGTCGACGGCTTCGACTTCTGGAACAACTCCGACGCGATCAAGCCGGATCAGAAGCCGAAGATGGGGTCGGTCAAGCACCGCGAGGTGGTCAAGGCCGAGAGCAAGGGCGACCACGCCACCCTGCAGGTGAAGGCCGACTGGGTGTCGGGCGACGGCAAGACGCGCCTGCACGAGACGACGACGTTCACCTTCCGCGCGGCCGCCGGCGGCGTGCGGATGATCGACCGCGTGACGACGCTGGCGGCGGCCAGGGGCACCGGCACGGTGAAGCTGACCGACAACAAGGAAGGCACGCTCGGCCTGCGCGTCATCAGGGCCCTCGAGGATCCGGACGAGAAGGGCAACACCGCCGCCGGCTCCACCGGCAAGTACCTCTCCAGCGAGGGCAAGGTCGGCAAGGACGTGTGGGGCACCCGCGGCACGTGGACCAAACTCAGTGGCCAGGTCGACGGCAAGGACGTGACCGTCGCCATCATCGACAGCCCCGGCAACCCGGGGTACCCCACGTACTGGCACGCCCGCGGGTACGGCCTGTTCGCGGCCAATCCGCTCGGCCAGGCCGCGCTCAGCAACAACAAGGACACGCTGAACTTCTCCATCAGCGAAGGCAAGCCGGCCACCTTCAGGTACCGCATCCTCGTGCTCGACGCCAACCCGACGGCCGAGCAGATGCAGAAGTACGCGGCCGGCTGGGCTGCGACCAGCAACGGCTCCTGA
- a CDS encoding Gfo/Idh/MocA family protein, producing the protein MPDRRQFLHAAGATAVAATLPARSYARILGANDRVRVGIVGFSDRCRGSLIPAFQQHAAGMNFELVAVSDLWSLRREAGSAALQKLGQSSPIVCRNNDELYARKDVDAVIVATADFQHAQHGVEAVRAGRDAYVEKPMANTMEDARALRKAVKDTGKIVQIGTQRRSAKNYQQAYEYLKSGKFGDIVAVEMTWNVNQPGRWRRPGLVDKLRQEDTDWTRWQLNRPKEAFDPRKYLEFRLFWPYSSGIPDQWLVHQIDTVHWFTGYPRPRSVVANGGIYLWRDGRRNWDTFTGVYDYGPLDDTTKGFQVIYSSRMTNAAGDVKEYYYSNGGMLDLDKNTVTDTGGLKENHAKAMGMKANLLPSMSIAEAAAMQTGADTGADDATSANMKNWMECVRSRKTPNASVEAGYSHSVALCMTIAAIQTGQRITFDDATQEVVVGGQGVSSAARR; encoded by the coding sequence ATGCCCGACCGACGACAATTCCTGCACGCCGCCGGCGCCACTGCCGTCGCCGCCACCCTGCCCGCCCGCAGCTACGCCCGCATCCTCGGCGCCAACGACCGCGTCCGCGTCGGCATCGTCGGCTTCTCCGACCGCTGCCGCGGCAGCCTGATCCCCGCCTTCCAGCAGCACGCCGCCGGCATGAACTTCGAGCTCGTCGCCGTCTCCGACCTCTGGAGCCTGCGCCGGGAGGCCGGCAGCGCCGCGCTCCAGAAGCTCGGACAGTCTTCACCGATCGTGTGTCGGAACAACGACGAGCTCTACGCCCGCAAGGACGTCGACGCCGTGATCGTCGCCACCGCCGACTTCCAGCACGCGCAGCACGGGGTCGAGGCAGTTCGCGCCGGCCGCGACGCCTACGTCGAGAAGCCGATGGCCAACACCATGGAGGACGCGCGCGCCCTCCGCAAGGCGGTCAAGGACACCGGCAAGATCGTCCAGATCGGCACGCAGCGCCGCAGCGCGAAGAACTACCAGCAGGCCTACGAGTACCTCAAGTCCGGCAAGTTCGGCGACATCGTCGCCGTCGAGATGACCTGGAACGTCAACCAGCCCGGACGCTGGCGGCGCCCCGGCCTGGTCGACAAGCTGCGCCAGGAGGACACCGACTGGACGCGCTGGCAGCTCAATCGCCCCAAGGAAGCCTTCGACCCGCGCAAGTACCTCGAGTTCCGGCTGTTCTGGCCGTACTCCTCAGGCATTCCCGATCAGTGGCTCGTGCACCAGATCGACACCGTCCACTGGTTCACCGGCTACCCGCGGCCGCGCAGCGTCGTCGCCAACGGCGGCATCTACCTGTGGCGCGACGGGCGCCGCAACTGGGACACGTTCACCGGCGTGTACGACTACGGCCCGCTCGACGACACGACCAAGGGCTTCCAGGTGATCTACAGCTCGCGCATGACCAACGCCGCTGGCGACGTGAAGGAGTACTACTACTCCAACGGCGGCATGCTCGATCTGGACAAGAACACCGTGACCGACACCGGTGGCCTGAAGGAGAACCACGCCAAGGCCATGGGCATGAAGGCCAACCTCCTGCCCTCGATGTCGATCGCCGAGGCCGCCGCCATGCAGACCGGTGCCGACACCGGCGCCGACGACGCGACGTCGGCCAACATGAAGAACTGGATGGAGTGCGTGCGCAGCCGCAAGACGCCCAACGCCAGCGTCGAGGCCGGCTACAGCCACTCGGTGGCGCTGTGCATGACGATCGCCGCCATCCAGACGGGCCAGCGGATCACGTTCGACGACGCCACGCAGGAGGTCGTCGTCGGTGGACAAGGAGTCAGCAGTGCAGCGCGACGCTAG
- a CDS encoding carboxypeptidase regulatory-like domain-containing protein produces MGKVHVGRSLQRLLAVAVLLLAGTPAFAQFERSAISGTVRDQQGGVMPGVTVTATNIASGVVDTAVSDESGFYTFSTLLPGQYNISAELQGFKKASRTGVQADAAGRQTLDFTLETGELSEEVTVVAEAARLQTDVALRKTVEAKDIEQLSFNGRNPIGVAGLKAGVSGGSFNNYGFSSLSNGGFNINGSRSDENNITVDGATAIRTRSAGAIVGVQNVDALQEVQVLTGNYMPEYGRASGGQIRFVTKSGSNRFSGNASFFYRDESLQANTWARNRSTNPVENSGPAPFDFKQYGYSVGGPILKNRLFFFGAQEWVNFFQVATNTATVPTLKMRQGDFSELLDPNNGFRAAIAIIDPLTGQPFPGNIIPANRLSANGLAILNTYPQPTPGFRQGSANLIQNSENPQDQRKDNIRLDFRPNAGNQFAYRFSRSNWVAVDAFRGSFPFARTDWERPNFTQTASWTSSIKSNWVNEFSYTFSRDDVFINVFTETGLYKRSNSGINYPYIFQEKEIVDKIPTVSISNFSEIDGGPYPAFSSGPIHTWQDVSTYVRGRHTFKAGVQFEYSGQDDFDQINVSAIPGSTNNQNGRFEFLDGRAGGTGVGVANVAMGLFSNYAELGQRNLTKWRALAVDAFVQDSWRPTAKLTVEGGFRYVYWPPWYSTTNNIATFAESAYNPAFAPTVNPANGTLSGGVRYNGMILPGEGFLGEGQQSVIANDPAVLRLFQGYDRGFSETHKNVFEPRFGATYQWNDKTVMRASLGMFHNRVTLNDSTLLGGNVPFQPQATVANGIADNPGGVGVSASNLPIGATAQDLVFKHPTSYIWSAGVQREIPFGFILDVTYVGRRGLYLQRERNINQLPLGTLYQNPGVNIAALRPYKGYGVIRLSENAGRSIYNSLQISADRRYTNGLKVGFAYTLSKSEDNGSDKRNVLWNTYDDTIFWGPSSFDRRQILNFYYIYDLPIFRDQTTLMGNLLGGWQISGATFMRSGTPFTVGQSAQDIAGVGDAGFGQPWSQTGPSSTNFQLYTGPGTEALDTSVFVRPANGTFGNSPRNAYYNPGEMQWDIALFKNFNMGGNRKLQLRAECFNFLNHPNLGGIDANPLSGTFGRITSKDGNRRDVQLGVRVLF; encoded by the coding sequence ATGGGGAAGGTCCACGTGGGGAGGAGCCTGCAACGCCTGTTGGCGGTTGCCGTGCTGCTGCTCGCCGGTACGCCCGCGTTCGCGCAGTTCGAACGCTCGGCCATCTCCGGCACCGTTCGTGACCAACAGGGCGGAGTGATGCCCGGCGTCACGGTGACGGCCACCAACATCGCCAGTGGCGTCGTCGACACCGCGGTGTCCGACGAATCCGGCTTCTACACGTTCTCGACGCTGCTGCCGGGGCAGTACAACATCAGCGCGGAACTGCAGGGCTTCAAGAAGGCGAGCCGCACGGGCGTGCAGGCCGACGCGGCCGGTCGCCAGACCCTCGACTTCACGCTCGAGACCGGCGAACTGTCCGAAGAGGTCACCGTGGTCGCGGAAGCGGCCCGGCTGCAGACCGACGTGGCCCTCCGCAAGACGGTCGAGGCCAAGGACATCGAGCAGCTCTCCTTCAACGGTCGCAACCCGATCGGCGTGGCGGGCCTGAAGGCCGGCGTGAGCGGCGGCTCCTTCAACAACTACGGCTTCTCCAGCCTCTCCAACGGCGGCTTCAACATCAACGGCAGCCGCTCGGACGAGAACAACATCACGGTGGACGGCGCGACGGCCATCCGCACCCGCTCGGCGGGCGCGATCGTCGGCGTGCAGAACGTCGACGCGCTGCAGGAAGTGCAGGTGCTGACCGGCAACTACATGCCGGAGTACGGGCGCGCCAGCGGCGGCCAGATCCGCTTCGTGACCAAGAGCGGCAGCAACCGCTTCAGCGGCAACGCCTCGTTCTTCTACCGCGACGAGTCGCTGCAGGCCAACACCTGGGCCCGCAACCGCTCGACCAACCCGGTCGAGAACAGCGGCCCGGCGCCGTTCGACTTCAAGCAGTACGGCTACTCGGTGGGCGGCCCGATCCTGAAGAACCGCCTGTTCTTCTTCGGCGCGCAGGAGTGGGTGAACTTCTTCCAGGTGGCGACCAACACCGCGACGGTGCCGACGCTCAAGATGCGCCAGGGCGACTTCAGCGAGCTGCTCGATCCGAACAACGGCTTCCGCGCCGCAATCGCGATCATCGACCCGCTGACGGGCCAGCCGTTCCCGGGCAACATCATCCCGGCCAACCGCCTCTCGGCCAACGGGCTGGCGATCCTCAACACCTACCCGCAGCCGACGCCCGGCTTCCGCCAGGGCTCGGCCAACCTGATCCAGAACAGCGAGAACCCGCAGGATCAGCGCAAGGACAACATCCGCCTCGACTTCCGTCCGAACGCCGGCAACCAGTTCGCCTACCGCTTCTCGCGCTCCAACTGGGTGGCGGTCGACGCGTTCCGCGGCTCGTTCCCGTTTGCGCGCACCGACTGGGAGCGCCCGAACTTCACGCAGACCGCGAGCTGGACCTCGAGCATCAAGAGCAACTGGGTGAACGAGTTCAGCTACACGTTCTCGCGTGACGACGTGTTCATCAACGTGTTCACCGAGACGGGCCTCTACAAGCGCAGCAACTCGGGCATCAACTACCCGTACATCTTCCAGGAGAAGGAGATCGTCGACAAGATTCCGACGGTGTCGATCAGCAACTTCTCGGAGATCGACGGTGGTCCGTACCCGGCGTTCTCGTCGGGCCCGATCCACACGTGGCAGGACGTGAGCACGTACGTGCGCGGCCGTCACACGTTCAAGGCCGGCGTGCAGTTCGAGTACTCGGGCCAGGACGACTTCGACCAGATCAACGTCAGCGCCATCCCCGGCTCGACCAACAACCAGAACGGCCGCTTCGAGTTCCTCGACGGGCGCGCTGGCGGCACCGGCGTGGGCGTGGCCAACGTGGCGATGGGCCTGTTCTCGAACTACGCCGAGCTCGGCCAGCGCAACCTGACCAAGTGGCGTGCGCTCGCGGTCGACGCCTTCGTGCAGGACTCGTGGCGCCCGACGGCCAAGCTGACGGTCGAAGGCGGGTTCCGCTACGTGTACTGGCCGCCCTGGTACTCGACGACCAACAACATCGCGACGTTCGCCGAGAGCGCCTACAACCCGGCGTTCGCGCCGACGGTCAACCCGGCCAATGGCACGCTCTCGGGCGGCGTCCGCTACAACGGCATGATCCTGCCCGGCGAGGGCTTCCTCGGTGAGGGCCAGCAGTCGGTCATCGCCAACGACCCGGCGGTGCTCCGCCTGTTCCAGGGCTACGACCGCGGCTTCTCCGAGACGCACAAGAACGTCTTCGAGCCGCGCTTCGGCGCCACCTACCAGTGGAACGACAAGACGGTCATGCGCGCCAGCCTCGGCATGTTCCACAACCGCGTGACGCTGAACGACTCGACGCTGCTCGGCGGCAACGTGCCGTTCCAGCCGCAGGCCACCGTGGCCAACGGCATCGCCGACAATCCGGGCGGCGTGGGCGTGAGCGCCAGCAACCTGCCGATTGGCGCCACCGCGCAGGACCTCGTGTTCAAGCACCCGACCTCGTACATCTGGTCGGCGGGCGTGCAGCGCGAGATTCCGTTCGGGTTCATCCTCGACGTGACCTACGTCGGGCGTCGCGGCCTGTACCTGCAGCGCGAGCGCAACATCAACCAGCTGCCGCTCGGCACGCTGTACCAGAACCCGGGCGTCAACATCGCCGCGCTCCGTCCCTACAAGGGGTACGGCGTCATCCGCCTGTCGGAGAACGCGGGCCGCTCGATCTACAACTCGCTGCAGATCTCGGCCGACCGCCGCTACACGAACGGCCTGAAGGTGGGCTTCGCGTACACGCTGTCCAAGTCGGAGGACAACGGCTCGGACAAGCGCAACGTGCTGTGGAACACCTACGACGACACGATCTTCTGGGGGCCGTCGAGCTTCGACCGCCGGCAGATCCTGAACTTCTACTACATCTACGACCTGCCGATCTTCCGTGACCAGACCACGCTGATGGGCAACCTGCTCGGTGGCTGGCAGATCTCGGGCGCGACCTTCATGCGCTCGGGCACGCCGTTCACGGTCGGCCAGAGCGCCCAGGACATCGCCGGCGTCGGCGACGCGGGCTTCGGCCAGCCGTGGAGCCAGACCGGACCGTCGAGCACGAACTTCCAGCTCTACACCGGTCCCGGCACCGAGGCGCTCGACACCAGCGTCTTCGTCCGCCCGGCCAACGGCACGTTCGGCAACTCGCCGCGCAACGCCTACTACAACCCGGGCGAGATGCAGTGGGACATCGCCCTGTTCAAGAACTTCAACATGGGCGGCAACCGCAAGCTGCAGCTCCGTGCGGAGTGCTTCAACTTCCTGAACCACCCGAACCTGGGCGGCATCGACGCCAACCCGCTCAGCGGCACGTTCGGCCGCATCACGTCGAAGGACGGCAACCGTCGCGACGTGCAGCTCGGCGTGCGGGTGCTCTTCTAA
- a CDS encoding SUMF1/EgtB/PvdO family nonheme iron enzyme, with protein sequence MLSALLSAGAAALMAQPAPKSTPPASYTETIPNSSVTFEMVAVPGGTFLMGSPASEAGRDADEGPQVEVTLKPFWIGKTEVTWDEYDQFAFVGNTGARTGDGGAGDAVDAVTKPSRAYGDEAKGYGKGKMPALAMTQHAAMEYCRWLSKVTGKAYRLPTEAEWEYAARAGDTGAKPANLEEQAWHSGNAKETPHKVGTKAPNAFGLHDMLGNVAEWVLDMYAENRYAEWGAKATQPVAIPTDKRYPHPTRGGSFIEGADKLRYANRQPSHEDWSQRDPQVPQSIYWHTDADHVGFRVVRALEEQPNLKGIKSQVIKESGDR encoded by the coding sequence GTGCTGTCGGCCCTCCTGTCAGCAGGTGCCGCCGCGCTGATGGCGCAGCCTGCGCCGAAATCCACTCCCCCCGCCTCGTACACCGAGACCATCCCGAACAGCAGCGTGACCTTCGAGATGGTGGCGGTGCCCGGCGGCACGTTCCTCATGGGCAGTCCCGCCTCCGAAGCCGGCCGCGATGCCGACGAGGGACCGCAGGTGGAGGTCACCCTCAAGCCGTTCTGGATCGGCAAGACGGAAGTGACCTGGGACGAGTACGACCAGTTCGCGTTCGTCGGCAACACCGGTGCGCGCACCGGTGATGGCGGCGCGGGCGATGCGGTCGATGCGGTCACCAAGCCGTCGCGCGCCTACGGCGACGAGGCCAAGGGCTACGGCAAGGGCAAGATGCCCGCTCTGGCGATGACGCAGCACGCGGCGATGGAGTACTGCCGCTGGCTCTCGAAGGTGACGGGCAAGGCGTACCGGCTGCCGACCGAAGCCGAGTGGGAGTATGCGGCCCGCGCCGGCGACACGGGTGCGAAGCCCGCGAACCTCGAGGAGCAGGCCTGGCACTCGGGCAACGCCAAGGAAACGCCGCACAAGGTCGGCACCAAGGCGCCCAATGCGTTCGGCCTGCACGACATGCTCGGCAACGTCGCCGAGTGGGTGCTCGACATGTACGCGGAGAACCGCTACGCCGAGTGGGGCGCCAAGGCGACGCAGCCGGTGGCGATCCCGACCGACAAGCGGTACCCGCACCCCACCCGCGGCGGCTCGTTCATCGAGGGCGCCGACAAGCTCCGCTACGCCAACCGCCAGCCGTCGCACGAGGACTGGAGCCAGCGCGATCCGCAGGTCCCCCAGAGCATCTACTGGCACACCGACGCCGACCACGTCGGCTTCCGCGTGGTGCGCGCGCTCGAGGAGCAGCCGAACCTGAAGGGGATCAAGAGCCAGGTGATCAAGGAGAGCGGGGACCGTTGA
- a CDS encoding Gfo/Idh/MocA family protein, producing MSEQTGSTRRDFLKTTTAAAVGSGLASGWGVIPGAHAQGSDEIRIGLIGAGGRGSGAVADVFKGHETGVRLVAVADMFGDRSEQALKRLSQQYGARAAVKPEHVFTGFDGYQKVVAHPEVNYVILASPPGFRPSHLEAALAAGKHVFCEKPVAVDTPGIKKVMALSAQANAKKLSVVTGLQRHHQQGYIETMKRVHGGAIGDIVAMRAYWNQGFLWKRDRQPAWSDMEWQVRNWLYFTWLSGDHIVEQHIHNLDVINWAKQGHPVKAMAMGGRQVRTDKAYGHIFDHFAVDYEYPDGSHMLSMCRQIDNCANSVSEALVGTKGTAQCDKYEIAGATTWKGDKDPISPYVQEHIDLIKAIRGGVHVNELPYTVDSTMTAIMGRMSAYSGKAITWDEAMASTESLMPATLQLGPIATPPVPMPGQATN from the coding sequence ATGTCAGAGCAAACCGGTTCGACCCGACGCGATTTCCTGAAGACGACGACGGCTGCGGCCGTGGGCAGCGGCCTGGCGTCTGGCTGGGGCGTGATCCCCGGGGCGCACGCGCAAGGCAGCGACGAGATCCGCATCGGCCTGATCGGCGCCGGCGGGCGCGGGTCGGGCGCGGTGGCCGACGTGTTCAAGGGGCACGAGACCGGCGTGCGCCTGGTGGCCGTGGCCGACATGTTCGGGGATCGCAGCGAGCAGGCGCTCAAGCGCCTGTCGCAGCAATACGGCGCGCGCGCGGCGGTGAAGCCGGAGCACGTGTTCACGGGCTTCGACGGCTACCAGAAGGTGGTCGCGCACCCGGAGGTGAACTACGTGATCCTGGCCTCGCCTCCGGGATTCCGCCCGAGCCATCTGGAGGCGGCGCTTGCCGCCGGCAAGCATGTCTTCTGCGAGAAGCCGGTGGCGGTGGACACGCCCGGCATCAAGAAGGTGATGGCGCTGTCGGCACAGGCCAACGCCAAGAAGCTCTCGGTGGTCACGGGGCTCCAGCGGCACCATCAACAGGGTTACATCGAGACGATGAAGCGCGTCCACGGCGGCGCGATCGGCGACATCGTGGCGATGCGGGCCTACTGGAACCAGGGCTTCCTGTGGAAGCGTGACCGGCAGCCGGCCTGGTCCGACATGGAATGGCAGGTCCGCAACTGGCTGTACTTCACCTGGCTCTCCGGTGACCACATCGTCGAGCAGCACATCCACAACCTCGACGTCATCAACTGGGCCAAGCAGGGGCACCCGGTGAAGGCGATGGCGATGGGCGGCCGCCAGGTCCGCACCGACAAGGCGTACGGCCACATCTTCGACCACTTCGCGGTCGACTACGAGTACCCCGACGGGTCACACATGCTCAGCATGTGCCGTCAGATCGACAACTGCGCCAACAGCGTCTCCGAGGCCCTGGTCGGCACCAAGGGCACGGCGCAGTGCGACAAGTACGAGATCGCCGGCGCCACCACCTGGAAGGGCGACAAGGATCCGATCAGCCCGTACGTGCAGGAGCACATCGACCTGATCAAGGCCATCCGCGGTGGTGTCCACGTCAACGAGCTGCCCTACACCGTCGATTCGACGATGACCGCGATCATGGGCCGGATGTCGGCCTACAGCGGCAAGGCCATCACCTGGGACGAGGCGATGGCCTCGACCGAGTCGCTGATGCCGGCGACGCTGCAACTGGGCCCGATCGCCACGCCGCCGGTGCCGATGCCGGGGCAGGCGACCAACTGA
- a CDS encoding DUF1080 domain-containing protein → MTRMGILAFVATLAMGASAIAQPAGKDGWTPLFDGKTLAGWRSFKSEAPPAGWTVKDGILARTDKGGDLMTVGQYGSFELELDYRIAVGGNSGIMYRVVTQGDAPYWSGPEYQILDNERHPDAKNGPDRLAGANYDLIAPSAAVSKPAGEWNTAKIVVHGNHVEHWLNGTKVVTYEFGSPEWTKMVAESKFKVWPMYGKAARGHIVLQDHGDLVEFRNIRIKDLK, encoded by the coding sequence ATGACGCGTATGGGAATCCTCGCGTTCGTCGCCACGCTGGCGATGGGCGCTTCGGCGATCGCGCAACCGGCCGGCAAGGATGGCTGGACGCCGCTGTTCGACGGCAAGACCCTGGCGGGCTGGCGCTCGTTCAAGAGCGAGGCGCCGCCGGCCGGCTGGACCGTCAAGGACGGCATCCTCGCCCGCACCGACAAGGGCGGCGACCTGATGACCGTGGGGCAGTACGGCAGCTTCGAGCTCGAGCTCGACTACCGGATCGCCGTCGGCGGCAACAGCGGGATCATGTACCGCGTGGTCACGCAGGGGGACGCGCCGTACTGGAGCGGTCCCGAGTACCAGATTCTCGACAACGAGCGGCACCCCGACGCCAAGAACGGGCCCGACCGTCTCGCCGGCGCCAACTACGACCTGATCGCGCCGAGCGCTGCCGTCAGCAAGCCGGCCGGCGAGTGGAACACCGCGAAGATCGTCGTCCATGGCAACCACGTCGAGCACTGGCTGAACGGCACGAAGGTGGTCACCTACGAATTCGGCAGCCCCGAGTGGACGAAGATGGTGGCCGAGAGCAAGTTCAAGGTGTGGCCGATGTACGGCAAGGCGGCGCGCGGCCACATCGTGCTGCAGGACCACGGCGACCTCGTCGAGTTCCGCAACATCCGGATCAAGGACCTGAAGTAG
- a CDS encoding nucleoside permease, whose amino-acid sequence MPTATRVKLSILMFLTYFVWGTWYVTMGPYLNEVLKFSGGEIGLAYGATALAAIVSPFFVGMVADRYFATEKILAVLHLVGAALLFYVSTLTDFTSFYGVLLVYTLCYMPTLALANSLSFRQMTDPGKEFPAVRVLGTIGWIVAGSVIGLMGFGTSAGMFRVAAVSSALLGLYSFALPHTPPTATGAATLRNILGLDALALMKERSFAIFVIGSFLICIPLQFYYGLAGTFLSEIGVPAVAAKMTLGQWSEIGFMLLMPFFFARLGVKWMLIVGMAAWVVRYTLFAFGNADAGMWMLYIGILLHGVCYDFFFVTGQIYVDKKAPGHLRGAAQGFIAFVTLGAGMFIGSLVFGRVLGMYELGAASHNWPAIWVVPAAFAALVLALFAVMFNEKKDAEAR is encoded by the coding sequence ATGCCCACCGCCACCCGCGTCAAGCTCTCCATCCTGATGTTCCTCACGTACTTCGTGTGGGGTACGTGGTACGTCACGATGGGGCCGTACCTCAATGAGGTCCTGAAGTTCAGCGGCGGGGAGATCGGCCTCGCGTACGGCGCCACCGCGCTGGCGGCCATCGTGTCGCCGTTCTTCGTCGGGATGGTCGCCGACCGCTACTTCGCCACCGAGAAGATCCTCGCGGTGCTGCACCTGGTCGGCGCGGCGCTGTTGTTCTACGTCTCGACGCTCACCGACTTCACCTCGTTCTACGGGGTCCTGCTGGTGTACACGCTCTGCTACATGCCGACGCTGGCGCTGGCCAACTCGCTGTCGTTCCGGCAGATGACCGACCCGGGCAAGGAGTTCCCGGCGGTCCGCGTGCTCGGCACCATCGGCTGGATCGTCGCCGGCTCGGTGATCGGGCTGATGGGCTTCGGGACCAGCGCCGGCATGTTCCGCGTCGCGGCGGTCTCGTCGGCGCTGCTGGGCCTCTACAGCTTCGCGCTGCCGCACACGCCGCCCACCGCGACCGGCGCGGCGACGTTGCGCAACATCCTCGGCCTCGACGCGCTCGCGCTGATGAAGGAACGCTCGTTCGCGATCTTCGTGATCGGCTCGTTCCTCATCTGCATCCCGCTGCAGTTCTACTACGGGCTGGCCGGCACGTTCCTCAGCGAGATCGGCGTCCCGGCCGTCGCCGCCAAGATGACGCTCGGGCAGTGGTCCGAGATCGGCTTCATGCTGCTGATGCCGTTCTTCTTCGCGCGGCTCGGCGTCAAGTGGATGCTGATCGTCGGCATGGCTGCCTGGGTCGTGCGCTACACGCTCTTCGCGTTCGGCAATGCCGACGCCGGGATGTGGATGCTCTACATCGGCATCCTGCTGCACGGCGTGTGCTACGACTTCTTCTTCGTCACCGGCCAGATCTACGTCGACAAGAAGGCGCCCGGGCACCTGCGTGGTGCGGCGCAGGGCTTCATCGCGTTCGTCACGCTCGGCGCCGGCATGTTCATCGGCTCGCTGGTCTTCGGCCGCGTGCTCGGCATGTACGAACTCGGCGCGGCCAGCCACAACTGGCCGGCCATCTGGGTCGTGCCGGCCGCCTTCGCTGCCCTCGTCCTGGCCCTCTTCGCCGTGATGTTCAACGAGAAGAAGGACGCGGAAGCCAGGTAG
- a CDS encoding HipA family kinase — MLSLRTVRVTRYVTPLREGGSLPAIVEADDDGLYVLKFRGAGQGARALVAELVAGEVARTLGLPVPELVFVDLDPDLARTEPDPEIQELIRASAGLNLALDYLPGAVGFDPVADRLDAALASEIVWFDAYTSNVDRTARNTNLLMWHRRAWLIDHGACLYFHHGTDAADFAARVDDPFTRIKEHVLLPRASDLAGADARLAPRLTPDAIAAVASLVPDAWLPPDGAAQERAAYASYLRTRVEGARPFVEEAARARRPRV; from the coding sequence ATGCTGTCTCTCCGAACCGTCCGCGTCACCCGCTATGTGACGCCGCTCCGTGAGGGCGGGTCGTTGCCGGCCATCGTCGAGGCCGACGATGACGGGCTGTACGTGCTCAAGTTCCGCGGGGCGGGGCAGGGGGCGCGGGCGCTCGTCGCCGAGCTGGTGGCCGGCGAAGTCGCGCGAACCCTGGGCCTGCCCGTTCCCGAGCTCGTGTTCGTCGATCTCGACCCCGACCTGGCGCGCACCGAGCCCGACCCGGAGATCCAGGAGCTGATCCGGGCCAGTGCCGGCCTCAACCTCGCGCTCGACTACCTGCCGGGCGCCGTCGGCTTCGACCCGGTCGCCGATCGCCTCGATGCCGCGCTGGCGTCGGAGATCGTGTGGTTCGACGCCTACACCAGCAACGTCGATCGCACCGCCCGCAACACCAACCTGCTGATGTGGCACCGCCGGGCGTGGCTCATCGACCACGGCGCGTGCCTGTACTTCCATCACGGGACGGACGCCGCCGACTTCGCGGCGCGCGTCGACGACCCCTTCACGCGCATCAAGGAGCACGTGCTGCTGCCGCGGGCCTCCGACCTCGCGGGGGCCGATGCCCGGCTGGCGCCGCGGCTCACGCCCGATGCCATCGCCGCGGTGGCCTCGCTCGTCCCCGACGCGTGGCTGCCGCCCGACGGCGCCGCCCAGGAGCGGGCCGCGTATGCGTCGTACCTGCGGACCCGGGTCGAGGGCGCCCGGCCCTTCGTCGAGGAGGCGGCCCGTGCGCGACGGCCACGCGTATGA